A portion of the Vespa velutina chromosome 5, iVesVel2.1, whole genome shotgun sequence genome contains these proteins:
- the LOC124949511 gene encoding general transcription factor IIH subunit 4 isoform X1, translated as MSNTISGKNLLRPTGLQCKNLHEYLKSRPPEVLSKLYHNPPICLAVFRELPVIAKHYIMRLLFVEQAVPQAVIASWCSKLYLEDHQKVVVILKELNIWRETSLPGGLPGWIVHASFKKNLKIVLLGGGKPWTMSNQLETDSKPRDVAFLDAYALERWECVLHYMVGSQQQEGISADAVRILLHAGLMKRDEGDGSPIITQAGFQFLLLDTASQVWYFILQYLDTIEARGLNLVECLTFLFQLNFSTLGKDYSTEGMSEGLLTFLQHLREFGLVYQRKRKAGRFYPTRLALNIATGQNKPLAKESGKEGYIVVETNYRVYAYTNSNLQVALLGLFCEMLYRFPNLVVSILTRDSVRQAFKSGITAAQIIGYLQQHAHNKMLEAGPPTLPPTIVDQIKLWENERNRFLFSEGVLYSQFLSQTDFEVLRNHALSTGVLIWQNDRKRTMVVTKVGHDDVKKFWKRYSKGSS; from the exons ATGTCAAACACGATAAGTGGAAAGAATTTATTACGTCCTACCGGATTACAATGCAAAAATCTAcacgaatatttaaaatcacgTCCACCAGAAGTATTAAgtaaattatatcataatccGCCTATATGTTTGGCTGTGTTTCGTGAATTGCCTGTGATAGCAAAACATTATATCATGAGATTATTATTCGTCGAACAAGCAGTTCCACAGGCAGTAATTGCTTCTTGGTGTTCTAAACTTTACCTTGAAGATCATCAAAAAGTAGttgtaattttaaaagaattaaatatatggAGAGAAACATCTTTACCTGGAGGATTACCAGGTTGGATTGTTCATGCATCTTtcaaaaagaatttgaaaattgttttattggGAGGTGGTAAACCATGGACAATGTCAAATCAATTAGAAACTGACAGTAAACCTAGAGACGTAGCATTTTTAGATGCATACGCATTAGAAAGATGGGAATGTGTTTTACATTATATGGTTGGTTCTCAGCAACAAGAag gTATCTCGGCTGATGCTGTGAGAATACTTTTGCACGCTGGTTTAATGAAACGAGATGAAGGTGATGGAAGTCCAATTATCACACAAGCAGGTTTTCAATTCTTATTGTTAGATACTGCATCACAGGTGTGGTACTTTATTCTTCAATATTTAGACACAATAGAAGCAAGAGGACTTAATTTAGTTGAATGTCTaacatttctatttcaattAAACTTTTCAACACTTGGTAAAGATTATAGTACTGAAGGAATGTCTGAAGGTTTATTAACATTTCTACAACATCTGAGAGAGTTTGGACTTGTTTATCAACGTAAACGAAAAGCCGGAAG ATTTTATCCAACACGTTTAGCATTAAACATAGCAACTGGACAAAATAAACCATTAGCTAAAGAAAGTGGAAAAGAAGGATATATAGTTGTTGAAACTAATTATAGAGTATACGCTTATACTAATTCAAATTTGCAAGTAGCTTTACTTGGATTATTTTGTGAAATGTTATATAG ATTCCCAAACTTAGTGGTTTCAATATTAACGAGAGATTCAGTAAGGCAAGCTTTTAAAAGTGGAATTACTGCAGCACAGATCATAGg TTATTTACAGCAGCATGcacataataaaatgttagaGGCAGGCCCACCCACATTGCCTCCAACTATTGTGGATCAAATTAAGTTAtgggaaaacgaaagaaatagatttttGTTTAGCGAAGGAGTCCTATATAGTCAATTTCTTTCTCAGACTGATTTTGAAGTGCTTAGAAATCATGCACTTTCTACAGGTGTTCTGATCTGGCAAAATGACAG AAAACGAACAATGGTGGTAACAAAAGTGGGCCATGATGATGTGaaaaaattttggaaaagATATTCAAAAGGTTCctcttaa
- the LOC124949511 gene encoding general transcription factor IIH subunit 4 isoform X2 gives MSNTISGKNLLRPTGLQCKNLHEYLKSRPPEVLSKLYHNPPICLAVFRELPVIAKHYIMRLLFVEQAVPQAVIASWCSKLYLEDHQKVVVILKELNIWRETSLPGGLPGWIVHASFKKNLKIVLLGGGKPWTMSNQLETDSKPRDVAFLDAYALERWECVLHYMVGSQQQEGISADAVRILLHAGLMKRDEGDGSPIITQAGFQFLLLDTASQVWYFILQYLDTIEARGLNLVECLTFLFQLNFSTLGKDYSTEGMSEGLLTFLQHLREFGLVYQRKRKAGRFYPTRLALNIATGQNKPLAKESGKEGYIVVETNYRVYAYTNSNLQVALLGLFCEMLYRFPNLVVSILTRDSVRQAFKSGITAAQIIGSMHIIKC, from the exons ATGTCAAACACGATAAGTGGAAAGAATTTATTACGTCCTACCGGATTACAATGCAAAAATCTAcacgaatatttaaaatcacgTCCACCAGAAGTATTAAgtaaattatatcataatccGCCTATATGTTTGGCTGTGTTTCGTGAATTGCCTGTGATAGCAAAACATTATATCATGAGATTATTATTCGTCGAACAAGCAGTTCCACAGGCAGTAATTGCTTCTTGGTGTTCTAAACTTTACCTTGAAGATCATCAAAAAGTAGttgtaattttaaaagaattaaatatatggAGAGAAACATCTTTACCTGGAGGATTACCAGGTTGGATTGTTCATGCATCTTtcaaaaagaatttgaaaattgttttattggGAGGTGGTAAACCATGGACAATGTCAAATCAATTAGAAACTGACAGTAAACCTAGAGACGTAGCATTTTTAGATGCATACGCATTAGAAAGATGGGAATGTGTTTTACATTATATGGTTGGTTCTCAGCAACAAGAag gTATCTCGGCTGATGCTGTGAGAATACTTTTGCACGCTGGTTTAATGAAACGAGATGAAGGTGATGGAAGTCCAATTATCACACAAGCAGGTTTTCAATTCTTATTGTTAGATACTGCATCACAGGTGTGGTACTTTATTCTTCAATATTTAGACACAATAGAAGCAAGAGGACTTAATTTAGTTGAATGTCTaacatttctatttcaattAAACTTTTCAACACTTGGTAAAGATTATAGTACTGAAGGAATGTCTGAAGGTTTATTAACATTTCTACAACATCTGAGAGAGTTTGGACTTGTTTATCAACGTAAACGAAAAGCCGGAAG ATTTTATCCAACACGTTTAGCATTAAACATAGCAACTGGACAAAATAAACCATTAGCTAAAGAAAGTGGAAAAGAAGGATATATAGTTGTTGAAACTAATTATAGAGTATACGCTTATACTAATTCAAATTTGCAAGTAGCTTTACTTGGATTATTTTGTGAAATGTTATATAG ATTCCCAAACTTAGTGGTTTCAATATTAACGAGAGATTCAGTAAGGCAAGCTTTTAAAAGTGGAATTACTGCAGCACAGATCATAGg CAGCATGcacataataaaatgttag
- the LOC124949511 gene encoding general transcription factor IIH subunit 4 isoform X3, which yields MSNTISGKNLLRPTGLQCKNLHEYLKSRPPEVLSKLYHNPPICLAVFRELPVIAKHYIMRLLFVEQAVPQAVIASWCSKLYLEDHQKVVVILKELNIWRETSLPGGLPGWIVHASFKKNLKIVLLGGGKPWTMSNQLETDSKPRDVAFLDAYALERWECVLHYMVGSQQQEGISADAVRILLHAGLMKRDEGDGSPIITQAGFQFLLLDTASQVWYFILQYLDTIEARGLNLVECLTFLFQLNFSTLGKDYSTEGMSEGLLTFLQHLREFGLVYQRKRKAGRFYPTRLALNIATGQNKPLAKESGKEGYIVVETNYRVYAYTNSNLQVALLGLFCEMLYRFPNLVVSILTRDSVRQAFKSGITAAQIIGMHIIKC from the exons ATGTCAAACACGATAAGTGGAAAGAATTTATTACGTCCTACCGGATTACAATGCAAAAATCTAcacgaatatttaaaatcacgTCCACCAGAAGTATTAAgtaaattatatcataatccGCCTATATGTTTGGCTGTGTTTCGTGAATTGCCTGTGATAGCAAAACATTATATCATGAGATTATTATTCGTCGAACAAGCAGTTCCACAGGCAGTAATTGCTTCTTGGTGTTCTAAACTTTACCTTGAAGATCATCAAAAAGTAGttgtaattttaaaagaattaaatatatggAGAGAAACATCTTTACCTGGAGGATTACCAGGTTGGATTGTTCATGCATCTTtcaaaaagaatttgaaaattgttttattggGAGGTGGTAAACCATGGACAATGTCAAATCAATTAGAAACTGACAGTAAACCTAGAGACGTAGCATTTTTAGATGCATACGCATTAGAAAGATGGGAATGTGTTTTACATTATATGGTTGGTTCTCAGCAACAAGAag gTATCTCGGCTGATGCTGTGAGAATACTTTTGCACGCTGGTTTAATGAAACGAGATGAAGGTGATGGAAGTCCAATTATCACACAAGCAGGTTTTCAATTCTTATTGTTAGATACTGCATCACAGGTGTGGTACTTTATTCTTCAATATTTAGACACAATAGAAGCAAGAGGACTTAATTTAGTTGAATGTCTaacatttctatttcaattAAACTTTTCAACACTTGGTAAAGATTATAGTACTGAAGGAATGTCTGAAGGTTTATTAACATTTCTACAACATCTGAGAGAGTTTGGACTTGTTTATCAACGTAAACGAAAAGCCGGAAG ATTTTATCCAACACGTTTAGCATTAAACATAGCAACTGGACAAAATAAACCATTAGCTAAAGAAAGTGGAAAAGAAGGATATATAGTTGTTGAAACTAATTATAGAGTATACGCTTATACTAATTCAAATTTGCAAGTAGCTTTACTTGGATTATTTTGTGAAATGTTATATAG ATTCCCAAACTTAGTGGTTTCAATATTAACGAGAGATTCAGTAAGGCAAGCTTTTAAAAGTGGAATTACTGCAGCACAGATCATAGg CATGcacataataaaatgttag
- the LOC124949515 gene encoding cyclin-C isoform X1: protein MAGNFWQSSHHQQWLLDKQDLVRERQHDLSILTEEEYQKLFIFFSNLIQVLGEQLKLRQQVIATATVYFKRFYARNSLKCIDPLLLAPTSVFLASKVEEFGVISNTRLITTCQTVVKNKFNYAYSQEFPYRTNHILECEFYLLEHLDCCLIVYQPYRPLLILIQDVGPDDQLLTLAWRIINDSLRTDVCLLYPPYQIAIGCLQIACVILQKDLKSWFAELNADMEKIQEIARYIINLYELWKTYDEKKEIQGLLSKMPKPKAAPQR from the exons ATGGCAGGAAATTTTTGGCAGAGCTCTCACCA TCAACAGTGGTTACTTGATAAACAAGACTTAGTACGTGAACGACAACatgatttatctattttaacggaagaagaatatcaaaagctttttatctttttttctaatc ttaTTCAAGTATTAGGtgaacaattaaaattaaggCAACAAGTAATTGCAACTGCAACAGTGTATTTCAAAAGGTTCTATGCTCGTAATAGTTTAAAATGTATCGATCCTTTATTATTAGCTCCAACATCAGTCTTTTTAGCTTCAAAAGTTGAAGAATTTGGAGTTATTTCTAACACAAGGTTAATAACAACTTGTCAAACAGTag tgaaaaataaatttaattatgcaTACTCTCAAGAATTTCCATATCGTACAAATCATATTCTTGAATGTGAATTTTATCTTTTGGAACATTTAGATTGTTGTTTAATCGTATATCAACCATACAGAcctcttttaattcttattcAAGATGTAGGGCCAGATGATCAATTATTAACGTTAGCTTGgcgtattattaatgatagttTACGTACAGACGTTTGTCTACTTTATCCACCATATCAAATAGCCATTG GATGCCTACAGATTGCATgtgtaatattacaaaaagatCTCAAATCATGGTTTGCAGAATTAAATGCAGATATggaaaaaattcaagaaatagcacgttatatcataaatttatatgaattgtGGAAAACGTATGatgaaaagaaggagataCAGGGGTTATTGTCTAAAATGCCTAAACCAAAAGCAGCGCCGCAGCGCTGA
- the LOC124949515 gene encoding cyclin-C isoform X2: protein MAGNFWQSSHHQQWLLDKQDLVRERQHDLSILTEEEYQKLFIFFSNLIQVLGEQLKLRQQVIATATVYFKRFYARNSLKCIDPLLLAPTSVFLASKVEEFGVISNTRLITTCQTVVKNKFNYAYSQEFPYRTNHILECEFYLLEHLDCCLIVYQPYRPLLILIQDVGPDDQLLTLAWRIINDSLRTDVCLLYPPYQIAIELNADMEKIQEIARYIINLYELWKTYDEKKEIQGLLSKMPKPKAAPQR from the exons ATGGCAGGAAATTTTTGGCAGAGCTCTCACCA TCAACAGTGGTTACTTGATAAACAAGACTTAGTACGTGAACGACAACatgatttatctattttaacggaagaagaatatcaaaagctttttatctttttttctaatc ttaTTCAAGTATTAGGtgaacaattaaaattaaggCAACAAGTAATTGCAACTGCAACAGTGTATTTCAAAAGGTTCTATGCTCGTAATAGTTTAAAATGTATCGATCCTTTATTATTAGCTCCAACATCAGTCTTTTTAGCTTCAAAAGTTGAAGAATTTGGAGTTATTTCTAACACAAGGTTAATAACAACTTGTCAAACAGTag tgaaaaataaatttaattatgcaTACTCTCAAGAATTTCCATATCGTACAAATCATATTCTTGAATGTGAATTTTATCTTTTGGAACATTTAGATTGTTGTTTAATCGTATATCAACCATACAGAcctcttttaattcttattcAAGATGTAGGGCCAGATGATCAATTATTAACGTTAGCTTGgcgtattattaatgatagttTACGTACAGACGTTTGTCTACTTTATCCACCATATCAAATAGCCATTG AATTAAATGCAGATATggaaaaaattcaagaaatagcacgttatatcataaatttatatgaattgtGGAAAACGTATGatgaaaagaaggagataCAGGGGTTATTGTCTAAAATGCCTAAACCAAAAGCAGCGCCGCAGCGCTGA
- the LOC124949516 gene encoding adrenodoxin-like protein 1, mitochondrial isoform X1, whose translation MTFILRSLTLKSTLKKTLLSIDCFNKMRNSLVHASKPLLHGEYEMQDPKSEADIVNITFVDKTGKKIPVKGKIGDNVLYLAHRYGIEMEGACEASLACTTCHVYVHYDYLNKLPQAEEQEEDLLDLAPFLKENSRLGCQIILSKELDGIVLELPKATRNFYVDGHTPAPH comes from the exons ATGACGTTTATATTACGCTCCTTAACGTTAAAGAGTACATTAAAAAAGACACTTTTATCAATTGATTGTTTCAATAAGATGAGAAATTCATTAGTGCATGCATCGAAAC CGTTATTACATGGAGAATACGAAATGCAGGATCCAAAATCAGAAGCCGATAT agtaaatattacatttgtggataaaacaggaaaaaaaataccagTAAAAGGTAAAATAGGAGATAATGTACTTTATTTAGCACATAGATATGGAATTGAAATGGAAGGGGCATGTGAAGCTTCTCTTGCTTGTACTACATgtcatgtatatgtacattatgattatttaaataaacttcCACAAGCAGAGGAACAAGAAGAGGATCTATTGGATTTAGCaccttttttaaaagaaaattctagaTTAG gttgtcaaataatattatctaaggAATTGGATGGTATAGTATTAGAATTACCTAAAGCAACTAGAAACTTTTATGTTGATGGTCATACTCCAGCTCCACATTAA
- the LOC124949516 gene encoding adrenodoxin-like protein 1, mitochondrial isoform X2: protein MHRNRYYMENTKCRIQNQKPICRVNITFVDKTGKKIPVKGKIGDNVLYLAHRYGIEMEGACEASLACTTCHVYVHYDYLNKLPQAEEQEEDLLDLAPFLKENSRLGCQIILSKELDGIVLELPKATRNFYVDGHTPAPH from the exons ATGCATCGAAAC CGTTATTACATGGAGAATACGAAATGCAGGATCCAAAATCAGAAGCCGATATGTAG agtaaatattacatttgtggataaaacaggaaaaaaaataccagTAAAAGGTAAAATAGGAGATAATGTACTTTATTTAGCACATAGATATGGAATTGAAATGGAAGGGGCATGTGAAGCTTCTCTTGCTTGTACTACATgtcatgtatatgtacattatgattatttaaataaacttcCACAAGCAGAGGAACAAGAAGAGGATCTATTGGATTTAGCaccttttttaaaagaaaattctagaTTAG gttgtcaaataatattatctaaggAATTGGATGGTATAGTATTAGAATTACCTAAAGCAACTAGAAACTTTTATGTTGATGGTCATACTCCAGCTCCACATTAA